In Nicotiana tabacum cultivar K326 chromosome 19, ASM71507v2, whole genome shotgun sequence, one DNA window encodes the following:
- the LOC107792898 gene encoding uncharacterized protein LOC107792898: MVNKQHVNFRLTGQRHRYAEQDLKRKRMELQRSLYQLQINEQGSQRVSPGGHKGDWWWNGEVQGKVEAKKVAYIKLVENAEEEEERRTLRECYKKAKKEAKLAVTTTKATTFERLYVEIGGRGSDKRLFRLAKVRERKAWDLDQVRYIKDEDDKVLVEEACIRHMWQSYFHKLLNEDRDWNIVLGELENSENRHDFRFCRHIKVKEVMQKISRGRATGPDEIPVQFWKAVGRVGLEWLTGLFNVIFRTKKLPEEWRWSLIFPLYKNKDDIQNCNNYRGIKLLNHTMKV; this comes from the exons ATGGTAAACAAGCAACATGTCAATTTCAGATTAACAGGACAG AGACATAGATATGCAGAACAAGACCTCAAACGAAAGAGAATGGAATTGCAAAGGTCACTTTACCAGTTACAGATTAATGAACAA GGGTCACAAAGGGTTTCTCCAGGGGGTCACAAAggtgactggtggtggaatggagaggtcCAAGGTAAAGTAGAAGCCAAGAAAGTGGCGTATATAAAGCTAGTAGAGAATGccgaggaggaggaggagaggaGGACGCTTagggagtgttataagaaggcTAAAAAAGAGGCGAAGCTAGCGGTCACGACGACTAAGGCCACAACATTTGAACGCCTGTATGTGGAAATTGGGGGAAGAGGCAGTGACAAAAGATTGTTTAGGTTAGCTAAGGTTCGAGAAAGGAAAGCTTGGGACCTAGACCAAGTGAGGTACATCAAAGATGAGGATGACAAGGTATTGGTGGAAGAGGCGTGCATTAGGCACATGTGGCAGTCATACTTCCACAAACTCTTGAATGAGGATAGGGACTGGAACATTGTGCTTGGCGAGTTGGAGAACTCAGAGAACAGACATGATTTTAGGTTTTGTAGGCATATTAAGGTTAAGGAAGTAATGCAGAAGATTAGTAGAGGCAGGGCGACTGGGCCAGACGAGATACCAGTACAATTTTGGAAGGCCGTGGGACGGGTaggcttggagtggcttactggactgtttaatgtcatttttaggacTAAGAAACTGCCTGAGGAATGGAGGTGGAGTTTGATATTCCCGTTGTACAAAAACAAGGATGATATCCAAAATTGTAACAACTACAGGGGTATCAAGCTACTGAATCACACTATGAAAGTGTGA